In one uncultured Methanoregula sp. genomic region, the following are encoded:
- the fsa gene encoding fructose-6-phosphate aldolase, which translates to MKIFIDTANINEIKKANDWGVIDGVTTNPTLVAKEGRSFDEVVHEIISIVNGPISLEVIGTQSHEMVTEAIKLSELSENVVIKIPMTPEGLKAVKILNTKNIKTNVTLVFSVNQAILAAKAGATYVSPFIGRLDDIGHEGMQIVRDMVTIFKIYNFKTEIIVASVRHPLHVIEAAKIGAHVATIPYNVIEKMFSHPLTEAGLNKFLNDWKKVPKQ; encoded by the coding sequence ATGAAGATCTTTATTGATACAGCCAATATCAACGAAATAAAAAAGGCAAATGATTGGGGCGTGATTGACGGGGTAACCACAAATCCCACTCTGGTTGCAAAGGAAGGCAGGAGTTTTGATGAGGTTGTTCACGAGATAATCAGCATTGTCAACGGCCCGATTAGTCTGGAGGTTATTGGCACCCAGTCTCATGAAATGGTAACAGAGGCAATAAAATTGTCAGAATTGTCGGAAAATGTTGTCATTAAGATTCCGATGACGCCTGAGGGATTAAAAGCCGTTAAAATTCTTAATACAAAAAATATCAAAACCAATGTGACCCTGGTTTTTTCCGTCAACCAGGCAATACTAGCTGCAAAAGCAGGTGCAACGTATGTCAGTCCATTTATTGGGAGACTTGATGATATCGGTCATGAAGGTATGCAGATAGTCCGGGATATGGTTACGATTTTTAAGATATATAATTTTAAAACAGAGATCATTGTTGCAAGCGTGAGACATCCTCTGCACGTGATCGAAGCGGCGAAAATTGGAGCTCATGTGGCAACAATACCCTACAATGTGATTGAAAAAATGTTTTCCCATCCATTAACTGAGGCCGGATTGAATAAGTTCCTCAATGACTGGAAAAAAGTACCGAAACAATAA